TCGCCAAAAAAAGCTTGAGAACTCAAGTGTCAGAATATTTTCCCATCACTTCATTATGAGAAACACAGGGACTATTTAtacgcggcaaaatcagaggacttgatttctcatTGTCGAGTCATTTCAGATGAATGCCTTGAGACCCCGAGGAAGGGAGGCCACGACCGAGTTCtcgacctcggggctcgtcgaggcccgactcagagaaAATGGACATcgaagccaggacagagggggaagctcccaaggcacatggctaagtctgacagggccggcctatccaaagcctatgctgaggcatcacgtcaagccatcccatctccatactttgtaattaatctccacgtactcatagccgagttcccctcctatataaagggggctcacactaccttgtaacggactgatgttgctccatttctcctcaagtgcaataatatctctctccctctctttTTTCTAACTTGTTTGTTCTTACTGGCCCGAGGTTACCTTATATCCATCTGTTTCTTACATGTTCTTCATCACATatctttaactgttatcccatccttGACTATCCCTGATGGCTCGGGCTCGACCCTGACGTTGACCTTGAGGTTCCCCATCGACCAGACCTTTACCTGGGTAGTAGGCCTctcggttcgattactatctcgttcTAGCTTGCATTTCGTCATTCAAGTCCTTATtactagcatcaactgctctaacaactagctcgggaatagatcatgtatttttagaatcctatttacaaatataattgttgttaccattttcacggtaaatagaggcaaggagtgtgaccacattattaaagaaaaacatattcacacGGTTTGGAACTGCTAGAGCCATTCTTAGTGATGGTGGGTGTCATTTCTGTAACAGGGCATTCACGAGGCTACTAGCGAAATATGGAATAAAGAATAAAGTGGCCACACTTTATCATCCCCAATCAAGTGGGCAAGTTGAAGTttccaaccgggagataaagaACATTCTACCAAAGACTGTTAATGCAAACTGGACCGATtggtcaaggaagctagatgacgTATTGTGGGCATACTGCATGGCTTACAAAACTCTTATTGGAACTTCTACTTATTGGTTAGTCTTCGGAAAGGCTTATCATCTACCCGTGGAACTGGAGCACATAGCCATGTGGGCTTTAAAGAGATTGAACTTGGACTGGGGTGAAGCTGTAAATTTGAGGCTAACATAATTTAATGAAATGGAGGAATTCCGTTTCCATGCATATGAAAGTGCAGCTGTGTATAAAGAAAGGTTGAAGTTCGTCCACGACAAAAAGATCTTGAAAAGGGAGTTCAAGTCAGGTGACTTAGTTTTGCTCTTCAACTCAAGGATCAAATTGTTTTCGGACAAGCTCAAATCGAAATGGTCCGGTTCGTTCAATGTGGTCAATGTCTCTCCTTTTGGAGCTGTGGAATTAGAATCGGAGGATGGGCTTCGAACCTTCAAAGTAAATGGCCAGcgagtcaagcactacttgggcacaGATGGAGAAAAACACTTGGTGGAGTAGTTGGCTCTCAAAGATGGTCCGTGCCCGACCAATGAGTGAATCTAAAGAAACGCCAACCTCGtcgtgccgtgacgttaaatcaagcattttatgggaggcaacccatgtgtggtaacaccCTTTTTGTCctgtaaattttaatttttgttagatAGAGTTAATTGAGCAATTTAAGGTGTGTGTTATAGTGTAATGGATTCAAAAGATCATAACACAGGGTAAAATTGTGTGTGAAAGGGAAGAAAAGTCACCATGGGAAGTTTTGCTACACATATGCGGTCACATTTTAACTATGCGGACCACATTGTGGTTGCAGACCCAGATAGTTTGTTTGGAAAATTTGGTGATAAGAATGCAGCGAAGAGGTGCACTTTGTGGGCTGCAtttcaattatgcgatcgcatagtgcacCACATCTTCGGCCCTCAAGCAACTCAAGTTGAATCCACTGCATAAtacttatgcggtcgcataatgtgTTATGCGGTGACCTACCTATCGCAAACCTTCCAGGTAAGTACCCTCGTATATCTTGAGCATTCAAACACTTTCAAcacaaaagaaaagaatttttttatcgaaaagaaaacaaaacaaaacgaaaaaaagagaagggaGAAGGCAAAACGGCTAGTGAATAAAAAACGTAATACAACACCTGTGAAATCATCTCCCAAGTGTGCTCATTAATCCATCACTGGTATGTTTTTCGTTTCCCGATTTCATCCTTGTAAACTTTAGTTTAAATTTTGTTGTGTTTCTCCTATTTTGGTTTCctgtcatttttgttctttttcctctttgtaGTTGAATATATGTTCATAATGTGAGGGGGGTCTTGGATAggaaattaggtttgggcttctGGGTAGTGAAACTACGTCCGCCATTATTGATGGTTGATATCAAATGTTAGGAACGATGACTTCTGCAAACCGCATAGTCGATCTGCGTTCCACATTGTTGTCACAAAACGAACTCTAGGTGGCCTGAAGAAGATGACAAAATGCGGcgactctgcgatcgcataattgataTGCGGACAACAAAGTCACCACATACTAAAACAGCTTCAATGCTTTTGTAGCATCTTATTTTTGGCCATTCTGTGATCGCAGATCCATCTTTGTGGGGGactttgcgatcgcataatgtGTTTATGTTTTCCAAGCATTTAAGTATGCGATTGTTATGCGAACCGCACAATGGATATGCGATTGCATAACCCATCGCATACATATATCATTTCAAGAGGCAGAGAGTTTGCGATAAGTTGGCGGTCCGAATAGTGGTTTGATGTCAAGCCGGAA
This sequence is a window from Nicotiana sylvestris chromosome 3, ASM39365v2, whole genome shotgun sequence. Protein-coding genes within it:
- the LOC104224476 gene encoding uncharacterized protein; translated protein: MAVPSPWKARIGSTLNEVEIHKIMGAWAFTRLLAKYGIKNKVATLYHPQSSGQVEVSNREIKNILPKTVNANWTDWSRKLDDVLWAYCMAYKTLIGTSTYWLVFGKAYHLPVELEHIAMWALKRLNLDWGEAVNLRLT